aggcaatctTCCTGCgttcacagtaaatgctgcattatgtcagctcaatcggaaatgacgCTTGAATTTCAAATCGCGCTATAATTTCCGTGATCCGGGTTGAATCGAGCCCTAAACTTACCTGGACCAAACTGCACTTATTTTATACAGACCACTGAAAAATCTTATCGTTGTTTGGCCATGGTTAGAAACCACTTCGACTAACTAGTTCTGGAAAgtgcttaaaaaaatatatatatataaataaagaaatCCTTTAGTAGAAAATTGTGGTTTGATCATTGTGGTTCTGCTTTACATACATTGATTCGACTTAGCTTGACCATagctaaagaaaaaaaaatgttttcatgtTGAGAATACTAATGTAGGTCTATGAAAACAGCCCTTAGTAAAAACTGTGGTACATCCCTTCAAGATGGAATACGCATTAGGCAAAACAGCACCTTTATTATTGGTTTTATGGATGAAACGAAGGTGAGGTGCCGTCGAAACAGTGTGGTACAATcaatcgtagtagtagtagtatatattaTTCTGTTCCATCGTGCATGGGAGGGGTTTCATTGTTGGCAGTACGTTGAACTTCTGTTGTAATATCCCAAACGAACATGTCAATTTCACCATTAAGGAGTCCAGCTTTAAATACTATAATCAGTGTTAACCTTGATCCACATCACATGTACTGTATTCCGTAGAAGAATTGCACATTTTATATAGTTGGTataatgggaaaaaaatgtatggattATAATCACAAGAAGTTTTAAAAAACTTTAAAGCAACTACTGTTTTTaatgttattataaactgggtggttcgagccatgaatgctgattggctgacagccaggGTATGACAATTTGTattgttctaattacgttggttaccggtttataataacaataaggcacctcggaggtttgtggtatatgaccaatatactacgggctaagggctgtatccaggcactcctcgTTGCTTCGTGTGTAAGAACAGCCTTTtacccatggtatattggccatatactacataccccccgaggtgccttatgtTATCTGAGTGAGATATTTAAACATTAAGTTGATTCCCCCTAAGAAGAATAGCTAtgctaaatacatttttaaataaagtCTTATCTGATACAAAATGGGCATGGGTCAACTTCTTTGTGCTCAATTGTTTGCTTTTAATAAAAAGAGAAAGGCATTGGTAACTTTAATTATTTTACTAATTTCTGCTAATGTCATTGCTTTGAATACACAAGCTATTCGATCGTTGGCACATGTATTTTCTGTAAAGATGCATCTGAGAAATGCAGGATATTTGTTTAGGCAACACTCCAGACTAGCGCTGTACTGCAGTAAAGTAACAGAAAACAAGGACAGTGTCAAGAGACTCCAGATCAGATCTTCTAATCCAGACTCATGTCCTCATCGTCATCCTTCTTGTCTTTATCCTTGTCAGTCCCTTCCATGGCTTTGGCAAACGCTTCCACATCTAAAACAAAAAGGGGGTTtcagtgctttgctcaagggcacagcagTAGGCAGCAGATGGGTATATTGACGCCAACCTCTGGTTACAAGCCTGTCTAACTTCAAGGCAACTGCTGCCCCCTGTTTGCTTACTGCTTGTGTGAGGATGTGTAaatgatgttgtgtgtgtgtgggggggtcaccTCCTTTGTTAGCTGCATCAACAGCCGCTGAGGGCAGACCAAACTGGTTCATGAGAGGTCCGAGCTGTCCTGACGCCAAGGCACTGCTAAACATACTCATCgcctgggaagagagagagagagacagagagacagagcgacacagagagagagagagacacacagagagagagagacagacacacagagagagagagacagacacacagagagagagacagacacagagagagagacagagagagagagagacacagagagacacagagagagagacacagagagagagagagacacagagagagagagagagagacacagagagacacagagagagagacacagagacagagacacagagagacagagagacacagagacacagagagacacagagagagagagagacacagagagagagagagacacagagagagagagagacacagagagagagagagacacagagagagagagagacacagagagagagagagacacagagagagagagagacagagagagagagagacacagagagagagagagacacagagacacagagacacagagacacagagacacagagacacagagacacagagacagagagacacagagacagagacacagagacacagagagagagagacacagagagagagagacacagagacacagagagagagagagagagagagacacagagagagagagagacacagagagagagagacacagagagagagagagacacagagagagagagagagacacagagagagagacacacagagagagagagagacacagagagagagagagagacacagagagagagagagagagacacagagagagagagagagagacacagagagagagagagagagagagacacagagagagacacagagagacacagagagagacacagagagagagagagagagagacacagagagagacacagagacagagacacagagagagagacagagacagagacacagagagagagacagagacagagacacagagagagagacagagacagagacacagagagagagacagagacacagagacagagagagagacagagacacagagagagagagagacacagagagagagacacagagagagagagagacacagagagagagagagagacacagagacagagagagagacacagagagagagagagacacagagacagagagagacacagagagacagagacacagagacacagagagagagagagacggagagagagagacacagagagagagagagacacagagagagagagagacacagagagagagagagagacacagagagagagagagagagagacacagagagagagagagagagagagcacagagagagagagagagacacagagagagagagagagagagagagagagagagagagagagagagagacacagagagagagagagacacagagagagagagagagagacacagagagagacacagagagacacagagagagacacagagagagagagagagagagacacagagagagacacagagagagagagagagagacagacagagacacagagagagagacacagagagagagagagagagacagacagagacacagagagagagacagagacagagacacagagagagagacagagacacagagagagagacagagacacagagacagagagagagacagagacacagagagagagagagacacagagagagagagagacagagagagagagagagacagagagagagagagagacacagagagagagagagacacagagagagagagagagacacagagagagagagagagacacagagagagagagagacacagagacagagagagacacagagagagagagagacacagacagagacacagagagacagagacacagagacacagagacacagagacacagagagagagagagacacagagagagagagagagacacagagagagagagagacacagagagagagagagagacacagagagagagagagagagagacacagagagagagagagagacacagagagagagagagagacacagagagagagagagagagacacagagagagagagacacagagagagagagagagagacacagagagagagagacacagagagagagagacacagagagagagagacacagagagagagagacacagagagagagagagagacacagagagagagagagacacagagagagagagagagacacagagagagagacacagagagagagagagacacagagagagagagagacacagagagagagagagacacagagagagagagacacacagagagagagagacacagagagagagagacacagagaaagagagacacagagaaagagagacacagagagagagagacacagagagagagagagagagagagagagacacacagagagagagagagagagagagagagacacacagagagagagagagagagagagagagagagacacacagagagagagagagagacacagagagagagagagagacacagagagagagagagagacacagagagagagagagagacacagagagagagagagagacacagagagagagagagacacagagagagagagagagagacacagagagagagagagagagagagagagacacagagagagagagagacagagagagagagagagacacagagagagagagagagacacagagagagagagagacagagagagagagagagagagagagagacagagagagagagagagagacacagagagagagagagagagacacagagagagagagagagagacacagagagagagagagagagacacagagagagagagagagagacacagagagagagagagagagacacagagagagagagagagagacacagagagagagagagagagacacagagagagagagagagacacagagagagagagagagagagacagagagagagagagacacagagagagagacacagagagagagagagagacacagagagacagacacagagagagagagacacagagagagagagacacagagagagagagacacagagagagagagacacagagagagagagacacagagagagagagagacacagagagagagagagacagagagagagagagacacagagagagagagagacacagagagagagagagacacagagagagagagacacagagagagagagacacagagagagagagacacagagagagagagacacagagagagagagacacagagagagagagacacagagaggagttCAGTATTTAAGGGAATGTTGAGGAGGTCCTTTGTCAGTCATACTGATGAAATGTTTCTCTATAAACTAGGAGATATACTGTCGTGActgcgtttaaaaaaaataatccttAACCTGTTGGAACTGTGGTGAGGTGAGTGTGTTCTGGATCTCTTCTGCACTCTGAGGTAGAGACTCTCCCGAGGGCAGGTAGGGTAGAAGCCTCTGCTGTACCTCAGAGTTAGACAGGATAGGAGCCATGATCTCCGGGGTACACACACTGGCCAGGTCCACTGAGGAGAGGGTCAAcacaatgataaaatatacactaTTATTTCATAAAGACAACACGGCATAATGCCAGATATGTTATGGTCTACTCATATGAAGAAAAGTAACTATAGTCATGTATTGCCTACACTCTTATTAAAATAAAGTCCTCCCTATTCAGCCATCTAAAAACAAGCTAATTGTTAAAAAAGTGAAAAACAaagccactttttttttttttccccacaGCAGGTGTAAATTATCTGTAAAATGTATACTACTTCTTCCCCATCAATTTCCATTTCAGTCGTCTGCTTACCGTCACCTCCTTGTACGGCGACGGCAGCCGACATGGCCGGTACGTTCATAGTGGCCAGGATGCTCTGCAGGTCGCTGAGCTGGATGGGCTGGGTGGGGGAACCGACGGCTGCAGGCACTACAGGGGTCTGGGctgcaacaaatcaaatcaacgtttattccTCACAGACAGGACGTGGCCTAAGGGTGTTCTAAGGGTCTATGCCGAAACCTCAGGCACAAACGTCTACAGTGTCGGCAGGTTAACCCTAACAACTGCCCTTTGACacaaactctccatctccccccccTTTCTACATATTCAATAAACtaacaaagtgtgtgtgtcacacaaaagtatgtggacaccccttcaaattagtggattcggctatttctgccacacccgttgttgacaggtgtattcaatcaagcacacagccatgcaatctccatagacaaacattgtcagtagaatgaatggccatactgaagagctcagtgacctttaacctggcaccgtcataggatgccacctttccaacaagtcagttcgtcaaattcctgccctgctagagctgcccccggtcaACTTTAAGTTCTGTTTTTGCAAAGTGGAAATGTTCTGGaggaacaacggctcagccgcaaagtggtggACCGCACAAGCTcaaagaacgggaccgccgagtgctgaagtgtgtaaaaatcgtctgtcctcggctgcaacactcactaccgagttccaaactgcatctggaagcaatgtcagcatgagaactgtttgtcgggagcttcatgaaatggtttccatggcagagcagcctaACAACACCTTTTGCAATGccaggagtggtgtaaagctcgccgccattggactctggagcagtggaaacacgttctctagagtgatgaaacACGCTTGGCAgatgtcaggagaacgctacctgccccaatgcatagtgccaactgtaaagtttggtggaggaggaataatggtctggggctgtttttcatggttcaggccccttagttccagtgaagggaaatcttaacactacagcatacaatgacattctagatgattctgtgcttccaactttgtggcaacagtttggagaaggccctttcttgtttcagcatgacaatgtccccattaacaaagcaaagtacatacagaaatggtccgtctagatcggtgtggaagaacttaactggcctgcacagagccctgacctcaaaccccatcgaacacctttgggatgaattggaacgccgactgcgagccaggcctaatcgcccaacatcagtgcccgacctcactaatgctctgaatggaagcaaatccccgcagcaatgttccaacatctagtggaaagccttcccagaagagtggaggctgttatagcagcaaaaggggggaccaactccatattaatgcccatgattttggaatgagatgttggacgtgcaggtgtccacatactttgggtcatgtagtgtgtgtaattagatagatagatagatagatagatacacagacagacattgtATTGCACCGTTTACACCCCGCTGTATtgcgtcagtcagtcagacagacagaaagacaataCAGCGGGGTGTAACACGGGACAATAAAATATAATAGACAGAAGATATGGTAATAACAGTACCAGCAGGAGTGGTGGGGGTGACAGTGGGGGAGGCAGCGGAGGTGGCAGCGGGGGTAACCGGAGTGGTGGGGGCCACGGTCGAACTGATCCGGGTGGCGGTGGAACCGGAAGACGGGGTGACGGCCGCAGACTGACTACGGGAGCTGTGGTGGGGAGGGAAGAGCGGAGGAATTAGTATGATTGTTATGATGCGTGCTGTAAATCATAGCATAGCTTGTGTCGATGTAAATAGTCTACACTAAAAAATTAAATACACTGTACAAAATTCTAATACCTTAACAGTCTATACAGAAAGGACATTTGGTACACAGTACATGAAACTGTCAAACCAatctgaggggaaaaaaacaccaaTTAGCTAATATAACATGCTATTTAACAGATGCTTTAATCCAAAACGACTTACAGTCAATGTGTGTATACATTTCACGCACGGGTAGCCTCCGGGAATCAAACTAACAATACTGCCGTTGCTATTAGTTATTCTAGAAAACGGGTTGGTTCAAAACAAGCATTGTGATTGGTTGAAACACATTCTAAAAGCTGTGCTAAAAACTATCCGTTTTAGAACGGGGAAGGCCTTTGATGCAAAAATAGAACCGTAAACAAAGTAGCCTATCGGATAAATCGTCGCACATCCACTGTGTCGTCAGCCCAGCCAGACAATTAAGTTGACctccagtgtaaaaaaaaaagcatctCGACATTATTTCCCCTTGCTTCTAGCCATGAATTAACCTTTTACTTTTTTGATGCAAAAATAGGTTACTTTATTTACGGTTCTatcggatttaaaaaaaaaatgtttaacccTTTTTCTTTGTATGCAAATTGGTAGTTAAAGTTTTGTctcgtcgctgcaactcccgtacttaCTCAGGAAAAGcaaaaggtcgagagccgtgcgtcctccgaaacacaacccacccaagccgcactgcttcttaacacaatgccctgcttaacccggaagccagccgcaccaatgtgtcggaggaaacaccgtacacctggcgaccgtgtcagcgtgcattgcgctccagcccgccacaggagtcgctagagcacgatgggacaaggacgtccttgccggccaaaccctcccctaacccggacgacgctgggcctattgtgcgccgccccatgggtccaCTGGTcgaggccggctgcgacagagtctGGACTCAACCCAGGATCTCAACTGgctttagaccactgcaccactcgggaggtctACCTCTCTGACCTTTGATTTGAATAGACAATGAGGTCTAGGTCTCTGACCTTCGTAACATTGTTTCAATTTTGAAATGCGATCTCCACCGGCCCAGAGAGAATGAACGCGTCAGGACAAGACAGGTGAAATCATGCATCAGACTTGATGGATATACACAAAAACCATGTCAATAGAATAACAGGTAAAAATGTCATTTAATGCCGCTGGTTTGCCGTCGCACTCAGTTTCAGTCTGACGTGATTGTTTTAGCTGTGTAGTTGGCTGGCTACGGAGCCAAAGGAATGAAGGACCAGCCGGCTTGGCTGGCTACGGAGCCAAAGGAACGAAGGACCAGCCGGCTTGGCTGGCTACGGAGCCAAAGGAACGAAGGACCAGCCGGCTTGGCTGGCTACGGAGCCAAAGGAACgaatgaccagccggcttggCTGGCAAACGGAGCCAAAGGAACGAAGGACCAGCCGGCTTGGCTGGCAAACGGAGCCAAAGGAACGAAGGACCAGCCGGCTTGGCTGGCTACGGAGCCAAAGGAACGAAGGACCAGCCGGCTTGGCTGGCTACGGAGCCAAAGGAACGAAGGACCAGCCGGCTTGGCTGGCTACGGAGCCAAAGGAACGAAGGACCAGCCGGCTTGGCTGGCTACGGAGCCAAAGGAACGAAGGACCAGCCGGCTTGGCTGGCAAACGGAGCCAATGGAACGAAAGACCAGCTTCTTTAGCATGGCTGTGCTGATCTAGGGTACTCTGCTCCGCCTTGACCGCAGCACAGCTGTAAAAGTCGTATCACACACCCTTCCCCCTGCTAGGGCCCCTTACCTGGAGGATGAGGAGCTGGTAGCAGGGCCTCCACTGCCTAACAGACTGGCCAGACCTGGTCCTGCTAGGGCCCCTAGACCACCAAGTCCTCCCAGACCAGTTGGTCCAATCAACTGCATCAGCTGTGTATGGCTCATGTTACCCAGGAGGCTTTGCAGGCCACCCTCACCTGGAAGGAGGTGGCGGGAGAAAAAATTAAATAATTCTGAAGTTAGAGACGAAACAATTCAAATAAATTGTTATGAATGTTGAGCGGTCTGTGTGTGTCCTACCTCCTAGAGCAGACAGCTCGTGGCTGCTACTACCTCCACTGCCCAGTGCTCCAGGCATGGGAGGGTTGTTCAGGTACTCATTCACCTTACGGCAATACTCCTCATCTTTGTCTGATTTAGGCTCCTGGTGAATCACAGGAATCAATAACATTAAGAGATCGATATCAAAAGTATTGGCTCTTGGTGACAAGAGAAATGGATAACATCATAAAGAAGGAACAAATgtgaagtaaaaaaaatgttttttttcttgtgTTTTATATCGTATTTTAAAAAACAGCTGATGAatttaacactgtaaaagtgtgaaaacaTATGATCGGTGATATTTCCTGATAGTTGAAAATACAAATCAACACTGGACCTTCTAAAATCAACAGGTTTGCATGGGCGGGAGTTTttgctttccatggtgacatcaccataagtttaaaaagtaaataaaaaaataattgtttAACATACCGGTCCAAATCCCTCTACCAATAACAGCTAAGTTTcagttcttgcttgagaaatagttaTTTGGCTCATTTTTTATATTTGTTTTGCATATTttaatggaaatctattacagtTAGATATGGAATTGTTCCCCAGAAAACATTGAATATTGATATTAAAAAACTGCTGCTTTGGGCCTTTATGAAAGGGTCTTCCATAATCCTACTATTTCCTTGACTGGTCCCAGACCCATTTATACCGTCTTGCcaaactcctatggtcattgtcacacATTTGGCAAGACTCGTATTATGTTAAATGTTATGTGTAATGTTAATTCAACCCTCACCTGCATCCAGAAGAACAGCCTCTTGGATCCAGCCTTGAACTTAAGCACAAACACACGTCCAGTAGTACACTGGCTCACCTTCTTGAACTCACAGTCATCAGGGAAGATGATCAGgtcctgaaaaaaaaaaaaaggatattATAAAACTTACCAGAAACCAtcacgttttttttttactgggtTAATCTTGTATAAAGTGGTTAGATATTCTTCGGTTTATATACTGTTTCACTACCAGAGACATCATAGCCTGGTATAAGATCTGTTCGTGCAGTTTTACAAACTCCATTGCTGCCATCTTTGGCAAACCAAAattgggaccaggctagagacaCTACGCCATCTGATTCAGCTTGATCTGATTCAGCTTGATCTGATTCAACTTGATCAAAATCCAGCAATCCACTCACATCATCAACGTTTCCAGACCCCCGGTCCTTCCAGCAGAAGTGGATGAGGGAGTCGTCCGTCTGTTGGACGTACACACTGCCCTTACGTTTGTCCGGTGTCACTGTGCTACCCTTCATGGTCATCTTACCGGCACGAAACTCCACCAGGTATTTACTGGACGAGCCCCGGGAGCCTGACACCAAGCTGGGGAATAGGGCACCTGAAGACATGTTGATCCTCGGGTTGTTGACAGACACGCAGGCTGGTTAGTTTACTTCTGACGTAGGAGGAGACAAGGGAGAGAAATAAATTCTTCCCTGACCTAGCAGACAGTTGCACAAGCATGCTTAAAAATGACTATTAACGACATAGTATTGTTCTGCAGTGTCACGTGATATAGGACTACTATTGAAAATGTGCTGTGTAATTACTTGAacattatatactgaacaaaaatatatataaaacacaacatgcaacaatctcaacgattttactgagttacagttcatataaaggaaatctgtcaatttaaataaattaattagtccctaatctatggatttcacatgactgggcagtggCGCAGTCATGGGTGGGCATAGGCACACCACTTGAGAGCTAGGCCCAGccattcagaatgagtttttcccccacaaagtggctttattacagacataattactcctcagtttcatcagctgacaggtggctggtctcagacaacaCCGCAGGTAAGGAAGCCAGATGTTGAGGtcttgggctggcatggttacacgtggtctgtagttgtgaggccgattggacgtacctaccaaattctctaaaatgacgttggaggctggTTATAGTAGAGAATTGAACTTTAATAATTCTCTGGCagcaactctggtggacattcctgtagtcagcatgctgattgcacactccctcaaatcttgagacatctgtgacattgtgttgtgacacaAAACTGCAAATTTTAGCATGGCCTTttaatgtccccagcacaaggtgcaccagtgtaatgat
The DNA window shown above is from Salmo salar chromosome ssa13, Ssal_v3.1, whole genome shotgun sequence and carries:
- the adrm1 gene encoding proteasomal ubiquitin receptor ADRM1 (The RefSeq protein has 1 substitution compared to this genomic sequence), whose amino-acid sequence is MSSGALFPSLVSGSRGSSSKYLVEFRAGKMTMKGSTVTPDKRKGSVYVQQTDDSLIHFCWKDRGSGNVDDDLIIFPDDCEFKKVSQCTTGRVFVLKFKAGSKRLFFWMQEPKSDKDEEYCRKVNEYLNNPPMPGALGSGGSSSHELSALGGEGGLQSLLGNMSHTQLMQLIGPTGLGGLGGLGALAGPGLASLLGSGGPATSSSSSSSRSQSAAVTPSSGSTATRISSTVAPTTPVTPAATSAASPTVTPTTPAAQTPVVPAAVGSPTQPIQLSDLQSILATMNVPAMSAAVAVQGGDVDLASVCTPEIMAPILSNSEVQQRLLPYLPSGESLPQSAEEIQNTLTSPQFQQAMSMFSSALASGQLGPLMNQFGLPSAAVDAANKGDVEAFAKAMEGTDKDKDKKDDGEDMSLD
- the adrm1 gene encoding proteasomal ubiquitin receptor ADRM1 isoform X1, with amino-acid sequence MSSGALFPSLVSGSRGSSSKYLVEFRAGKMTMKGSTVTPDKRKGSVYVQQTDDSLIHFCWKDRGSGNVDDDLIIFPDDCEFKKVSQCTTGRVFVLKFKAGSKRLFFWMQEPKSDKDEEYCRKVNEYLNNPPMPGALGSGGSSSHELSALGGEGGLQSLLGNMSHTQLMQLIGPTGLGGLGGLGALAGPGLASLLGSGGPATSSSSSSSRSQSAAVTPSSGSTATRISSTVAPTTPVTPAATSAASPTVTPTTPAAQTPVVPAAVGSPTQPIQLSDLQSILATMNVPAMSAAVAVQGGDVDLASVCTPEIMAPILSNSEVQQRLLPYLPSGESLPQSAEEIQNTLTSPQFQQAMSMFSSALASGQLGPLMNQFGLPSAAVDAANKGDVEAFAKAMEGTDKDKDKKDDDEDMSLD